One region of Wyeomyia smithii strain HCP4-BCI-WySm-NY-G18 chromosome 3, ASM2978416v1, whole genome shotgun sequence genomic DNA includes:
- the LOC129730402 gene encoding importin subunit alpha-3: protein MASIDSQMKNRMQGFKNKGKDQEEMRRRRNEVTVELRKNKREETILKRRNVPQTTTESTDEDDYTSPSNLKKLVEKAGNSSDKDEQLAAVQSARRLLSSDRNPPIDALIQSGILPILVSCLERDDNHLLQFEAAWALTNIASGTSAQTNQVVRANAVPLFLRLLGSPAPNVCEQAVWALGNIIGDGPCLRDFVIKLGVVQPLLSFIKPEIPIPFLRNVTWVIVNLCRNKDPPPPVDTILEILPALNMLIHHTDINILVDTVWALSYLTDGGNEQIQLVIDSGVVPKLIPLLSHVEVKVQTAALRAVGNIVTGSDDQTQVVLNCDALSHFPSLLSHAKDKIRKEAVWFLSNITAGNQTQVQAVIDAGLLPKIIENLTKGEFQTQKEAAWAISNLTISGNREQVAQLIKDGAIPPFCNLLICKDTQVINVILDGINNMLKLAGPHTEEIANMIEECDGVSKIEILQNHENIEIYKLAYDIIEQFFSDETDEAVLDELRPAADENAFQFNQNPNVPRDGFNF, encoded by the exons ATGGCGTCGATAGATTCTCAAATGAAAAACCGAATGCAAGGTTTTAAAAACAAAGGAAAGGATCAGGAG GAGATGCGTCGTCGTCGTAATGAGGTGACAGTCGAATTGCGCAAGAACAAACGCGAAGAAACGATCCTCAAGCGTCGCAATGTGCCCCAAACTACAACCGAATCGACAGATGAAGATGACTACACATCGCCATCCAACCTGAAGAAGCTGGTTGAGAAGGCAGGAAACAGCTCCGACAAGGACGAACAGCTTGCAGCAGTACAGTCGGCACGGCGTTTACTTTCCTCAGATCGAAACCCGCCAATTGATGCGCTGATACAGAGTGGAATATTGCCAATCCTGGTCAGTTGTCTGGAACGGGACGATAACCATTTGCTGCAGTTTGAAGCCGCTTGGGCTTTGACAAATATTGCTTCAGGAACTTCGGCACAGACTAACCAAGTAGTTCGCGCTAATGCAGTGCCACTTTTCCTGCGTTTACTTGGCTCTCCTGCACCAAACGTATGTGAGCAGGCCGTTTGGGCGCTTGGCAACATCATTGGTGACGGACCATGTCTACGAGACTTCGTGATCAAACTAGGGGTTGTCCAGCCACTTTTGTCATTTATCAAACCGGAGATTCCAATACCGTTTCTGCGAAATGTCACCTGGGTTATTGTCAATCTGTGTCGCAACAAGGATCCCCCGCCACCGGTCGATACAATCCTAGAGATTCTACCAGCGTTGAATATGCTAATTCATCATACCGACATAAACATCCTTGTCGATACCGTGTGGGCTCTCAGTTATTTGACCGACGGAGGCAACGAACAAATTCAGCTCGTAATAGACAGTGGCGTAGTGCCGAAGTTAATCCCTCTCTTATCGCACGTTGAAGTCAAAGTACAGACAGCGGCTTTGCGGGCTGTTGGTAACATTGTCACCGGTTCAGATGATCAAACACAG GTTGTATTGAATTGCGACGCCCTGTCTCATTTCCCCTCGTTGTTGAGCCATGCGAAGGATAAGATTCGCAAAGAAGCGGTTTGGTTTTTGTCTAACATCACGGCTGGCAACCAGACGCAGGTGCAGGCAGTCATCGACGCCGGTCTTTTGCCCAAGATCATCGAAAATCTCACCAAGGGCGAGTTCCAGACTCAGAAGGAAGCAGCATGGGCGATCAGTAACCTGACGATAAGTGGAAACCGTGAACAGGTGGCACAGTTAATCAAAGACGGAGCCATACCACCCTTCTGCAATCTGCTTATCTGCAAGGACACTCAAGTGATCAAC GTGATCTTAGATGGCATCAACAATATGCTGAAACTGGCCGGACCACACACGGAGGAAATAGCCAACATGATCGAGGAATGCGACGGTGTTTCGAAAATTGAAATCCTGCAAAATCATGAAAACATTGAAATCTATAAACTGGCGTATGATATTATCGAGCAGTTCTTCTCGGATGAG ACCGACGAAGCTGTTTTGGACGAACTGAGACCTGCTGCCGACGAGAATGCGTTCCAGTTTAATCAAAATCCTAATGTGCCCAGAGATGGGTTCAACTTTTAA